The Armatimonadota bacterium genome includes a window with the following:
- a CDS encoding transposase — EFEGWCQQHGDGKAAETLGRDWDRMVTFYRYPQEHWRHLRTVNVVESPFAALRLRTDAAKRFKKVERATAVIWRMLMVAQTRFRRLNAPELLAKVYVGVRYEDGIEAAGKEVAA, encoded by the coding sequence AGGAGTTCGAGGGGTGGTGCCAGCAGCATGGGGACGGGAAGGCGGCGGAGACGTTGGGACGGGACTGGGACCGAATGGTGACGTTTTACCGGTACCCCCAGGAGCACTGGCGGCACCTGCGGACAGTCAACGTGGTGGAATCCCCCTTTGCGGCGCTGCGGCTACGGACGGATGCGGCCAAGCGGTTCAAGAAGGTGGAGCGGGCCACGGCGGTGATCTGGAGGATGCTGATGGTGGCCCAGACGAGGTTCCGGCGGCTGAACGCCCCGGAGCTGCTGGCCAAGGTTTACGTGGGGGTCCGGTACGAGGACGGGATCGAGGCCGCCGGGAAGGAGGTCGCCGCCTGA
- a CDS encoding HD domain-containing phosphohydrolase, whose amino-acid sequence MTTDETNRQVFVQGRIPSHWLVEQMPEAIWATDAALRFVAAGGLAARDLDLDPTRVVGATVYEYFQTTDPSYPPLAAHLRALHGETGGYQFARGGHTYLVRTAPVRHGIGRVVGVVACATDVTDLVRLAGQTPERTVLSELPLPVVRVDAQLRVRFANPQARSALGASVAEDAPFDEGPAPAVLVEAAGSALRSGQPSTVDCEGYRWYAAPAPGTSGAPDGAILVGTDLALTPSAPWGPGDPRWWHEWSEAVGLLTTRQTVSEIAQTLVDRACALAGADLGVVRLWAMEDQRLLADVAVGGWEGACWDRLRPDLPLPWGEAVWLDVDGPHARELGLAPGGVGRALAVTAAGALVRGIVCLAWEQGDPPSGDQYVAPVMRLVGLAQAVASLHVGLDRAQGERAALEAERRLLESWVDSDASEQAAAGCLNTLVSLLRATGGAVYVREGDLWVRAHHIGPREPARTFPVHDGAALGAVLEGRPRMVRPTGADPAFTGEGLEGVHVALASEGLEAVLSVESATDRAFCAADLDVVQTAARHFGWILSRRRADPTSQTERFRAIVDRHPLGMAVLDGGRIVRYVNARATDLLGLPLDEVSGRPLAEFVHPADRATVDAALVRLYAHPDATTDWAARLLRPDAESRWVEFVGRNQMLDPAVGGVVLSLRDVSAERQTWEDLLRQAADLEAGRELAASLRQTYNLREVCVRATERAADLMRADHSALALLDPEGESLTLCHVQGPLEALANASFPLSGVLAEVIGSGRPRRIDWPQGDPIFSERAGFGSTLIVPLGGPPSAIGALCVARRSAGEAFDDLDLRRLQTLADPVADAIGRAQAAGNLERAYIDVVLALARAMDAHDALGSGHGSAVAHWAEAVARRLGCSDQESRDVRWAALLHNVGKVGVPEEILRKTSPLSKDEAALLRQYPVIGAEMLRPAPGLRRVAELVRHQQERWDGTGYPDGLRGEEIPLGSRIIAVADAYNAMTEHRRYKVARGHAEAASELRRGAGAQFDPNVVKVFLDLLAESRAV is encoded by the coding sequence ATGACCACGGACGAGACCAACCGACAGGTGTTCGTACAGGGCCGAATTCCTTCTCACTGGCTTGTCGAGCAGATGCCGGAGGCCATCTGGGCCACGGACGCTGCGTTGCGGTTCGTGGCAGCGGGAGGGCTGGCCGCGCGCGACTTGGATCTCGATCCGACGCGAGTGGTTGGTGCCACGGTATACGAGTATTTCCAGACGACCGACCCCTCCTATCCCCCCCTCGCGGCGCACCTGCGCGCCCTGCACGGTGAGACCGGCGGCTACCAGTTCGCCCGCGGCGGCCACACGTACCTCGTGCGCACGGCCCCGGTACGCCACGGGATCGGCAGGGTCGTCGGCGTCGTGGCCTGCGCGACCGACGTAACCGATCTGGTGCGCCTTGCGGGCCAGACGCCCGAGCGGACCGTGCTGAGCGAGCTGCCGCTACCGGTAGTACGCGTCGACGCCCAACTGCGCGTGAGGTTTGCGAATCCGCAGGCCCGGTCCGCACTGGGCGCCTCAGTCGCCGAAGATGCCCCGTTCGACGAGGGACCGGCTCCTGCGGTTCTCGTCGAAGCGGCCGGCAGCGCCCTGCGCAGCGGCCAGCCATCGACCGTCGATTGCGAGGGGTACCGCTGGTACGCCGCACCCGCTCCCGGCACCTCCGGCGCTCCCGACGGCGCGATCCTCGTGGGCACTGACCTCGCCCTCACGCCCAGCGCCCCCTGGGGCCCTGGCGATCCACGGTGGTGGCACGAGTGGTCGGAAGCCGTCGGCCTGCTGACGACGCGCCAGACTGTGTCGGAAATCGCCCAGACCCTGGTCGACCGTGCCTGCGCGCTCGCGGGTGCAGACTTGGGAGTCGTACGTCTGTGGGCGATGGAGGACCAGCGGTTGCTGGCCGATGTCGCCGTCGGCGGATGGGAAGGCGCTTGTTGGGATCGTCTGCGGCCCGACCTGCCGCTCCCATGGGGTGAAGCCGTATGGCTGGATGTCGACGGGCCGCATGCTCGCGAGTTGGGGCTTGCCCCCGGCGGTGTCGGCCGCGCCCTTGCCGTGACCGCCGCCGGCGCGCTCGTCCGGGGTATCGTTTGCTTGGCGTGGGAGCAAGGGGATCCCCCATCGGGTGATCAGTACGTCGCCCCTGTGATGAGGCTCGTCGGCCTCGCGCAGGCCGTGGCCTCGCTGCACGTCGGGCTGGATCGGGCGCAGGGCGAGCGGGCCGCTCTGGAGGCCGAGCGCCGCCTACTGGAGAGTTGGGTCGACTCGGACGCATCCGAGCAAGCCGCGGCTGGATGCCTGAACACCCTAGTCTCGTTGCTGCGGGCCACAGGCGGCGCCGTGTACGTACGTGAAGGGGACCTGTGGGTGCGGGCGCATCACATCGGTCCCCGCGAGCCGGCCCGTACCTTTCCCGTGCACGACGGGGCGGCCCTGGGGGCCGTGCTCGAAGGCCGCCCGCGCATGGTCCGGCCTACCGGTGCCGACCCTGCGTTCACCGGGGAAGGGCTGGAAGGGGTTCACGTTGCACTGGCCTCTGAGGGTCTGGAGGCCGTCCTCAGTGTCGAGAGCGCCACGGATCGCGCCTTCTGTGCAGCCGACCTGGACGTGGTCCAGACCGCCGCGCGCCACTTTGGCTGGATCCTAAGCCGGCGCCGGGCCGACCCCACGTCGCAGACGGAGCGGTTTCGGGCGATCGTCGACCGGCACCCACTGGGGATGGCCGTCCTGGACGGCGGGCGCATCGTGCGCTACGTGAACGCGCGCGCCACCGACCTCCTCGGCCTTCCTCTCGACGAAGTCTCAGGACGCCCGCTCGCGGAGTTCGTGCACCCCGCAGACCGCGCCACCGTCGATGCCGCGCTCGTCAGGCTGTATGCGCATCCGGACGCCACGACCGATTGGGCAGCCCGGTTGCTGCGCCCGGATGCCGAGTCCAGGTGGGTCGAGTTCGTCGGCCGCAACCAGATGCTCGACCCCGCCGTGGGAGGTGTCGTGCTCAGCCTGCGCGACGTCTCCGCCGAGCGCCAGACCTGGGAGGACCTGTTGCGGCAAGCCGCCGACCTGGAAGCCGGGCGCGAGCTGGCGGCCAGCCTCCGCCAGACCTACAACCTGCGGGAGGTCTGCGTGCGCGCCACGGAACGCGCCGCCGATCTGATGCGAGCCGACCACTCGGCCCTCGCGCTGTTGGACCCCGAAGGCGAGTCCCTCACGCTGTGCCACGTACAGGGGCCCCTGGAGGCGCTTGCGAATGCGAGTTTTCCCTTGTCGGGTGTCCTCGCGGAGGTGATCGGCAGCGGCCGACCGCGACGGATCGACTGGCCACAGGGCGATCCGATTTTCTCCGAACGCGCCGGGTTCGGCTCCACGCTCATCGTGCCCTTGGGTGGGCCGCCTTCGGCGATCGGAGCGCTGTGCGTCGCGCGCCGGTCTGCGGGCGAGGCGTTCGACGACCTCGACCTGCGGCGCCTGCAGACGTTGGCGGACCCGGTCGCAGACGCCATCGGCCGGGCGCAGGCGGCCGGCAATCTGGAACGCGCGTACATCGACGTGGTGCTCGCGCTGGCCCGCGCCATGGACGCGCACGACGCCCTGGGCTCCGGGCACGGGAGTGCCGTGGCCCATTGGGCCGAGGCCGTCGCCCGTCGGCTGGGCTGCTCCGATCAAGAGAGCCGAGATGTCCGCTGGGCGGCCCTGCTGCACAACGTCGGAAAGGTCGGTGTCCCCGAGGAAATCCTGCGCAAGACCTCCCCCCTGTCCAAGGACGAGGCTGCGCTGCTGCGTCAGTACCCCGTCATCGGTGCCGAGATGCTGCGACCCGCCCCGGGCCTGCGGAGGGTCGCCGAGCTGGTGAGACACCAGCAGGAGCGGTGGGACGGCACCGGGTATCCCGATGGCCTGCGTGGCGAGGAGATACCGTTGGGGTCGAGGATCATCGCTGTCGCCGATGCCTACAACGCGATGACCGAACACCGGCGATACAAGGTGGCTCGAGGCCACGCCGAGGCCGCCTCCGAGCTCAGGCGGGGCGCCGGAGCACAGTTCGATCCGAACGTGGTGAAGGTGTTCTTGGACCTTTTGGCAGAGTCACGGGCGGTGTAA
- a CDS encoding xanthine dehydrogenase family protein molybdopterin-binding subunit, which translates to MAQGPSWAGRRMPRIEDPKLIRGQGAFLDDLALPGALHLVVVRSPHAHARVLGVDPAKATQQPGVVAVLTAADLDIDAVPAEVPRGANPALHPPLARDVVRYVGQPVAAVLAASRPAAEDATNAVEVAYEPLDALVDPLEAVEDRSLVHPDLATNVAYRRRIRAGDPDAAFARPHRVIRQRIRSQRVAGIPMETRGTAAAWDGSRGTLTVWSSTQVPHDLRDTLAEVLDLPTTRVRVIAPDVGGGFGVKLNVYPEDVLVAALAQRFGRPVKWVETRRESLVATAHGRDQVCDLEVACDRRGKVLALRARIVADVGAYLLTTTAEVPTLTLRMLQGPYSIRNIDAEVVEVYTHKTPTGAYRGAGRPEATYYLERAMDLVAAELGFDPAEVRGRNLLPKSAFPYRAATRLRYDSGDYRRALDMLLERADYARLREEQRRARQAGRYVGIGLSTYVEVCAFGWERATVRVGPDGSAVVYTGTSPHGQGAASAFAQIVADRLGIPPDRVQIVHGDTLAVPTGMGTGGSRTLVVGGSAILRAADRVRKKMLRIAAHVLEASVRDLEVRDGAIAVRGVPDRVLSVAEVAELAHSTRRWFPGSEPGLEESATFSIGDSTFPFGAHLCVVEVDPGTGQVGVLRYVSVDDCGVVMNPLLVEGQIHGGIVQAMGQALFEEVAYDAGGQPLQLTLAEYPVPRAAHVPPIETHRTVTPSPTNPLGAKGVGEAGTIGGTPAFVNAVVDALAPFGIRHLDMPLRPERIWRALRQTQ; encoded by the coding sequence ATGGCGCAGGGTCCGAGTTGGGCCGGGCGGCGGATGCCACGGATCGAGGATCCGAAGCTGATCCGCGGCCAGGGGGCGTTCCTCGACGATCTCGCCCTGCCGGGTGCGCTGCATCTGGTCGTGGTGCGCAGTCCGCACGCCCACGCGCGCGTGCTCGGTGTCGATCCCGCGAAGGCCACCCAGCAGCCGGGTGTGGTTGCGGTGCTCACCGCTGCCGATCTGGACATCGACGCCGTTCCGGCCGAAGTGCCACGGGGAGCGAACCCCGCGTTGCACCCTCCGCTGGCCCGTGACGTGGTTCGCTACGTAGGACAGCCCGTCGCCGCAGTGCTCGCGGCAAGCCGCCCCGCGGCAGAAGACGCCACCAACGCCGTCGAAGTCGCCTACGAGCCCCTCGACGCCCTCGTGGATCCGCTGGAGGCAGTCGAAGACCGCTCGCTTGTGCATCCGGACCTGGCCACGAATGTCGCCTATCGCAGGCGCATCCGCGCTGGAGACCCCGATGCGGCGTTCGCGCGCCCGCACCGGGTGATCCGGCAGCGCATCCGAAGCCAGAGGGTCGCCGGCATCCCCATGGAGACCCGGGGCACCGCCGCGGCGTGGGACGGCAGTCGCGGCACCCTCACGGTGTGGTCTTCCACCCAGGTACCGCACGACCTGCGCGACACGCTCGCGGAGGTGCTCGATCTCCCGACCACCCGGGTGCGGGTCATCGCCCCGGACGTCGGAGGTGGCTTCGGGGTCAAGCTCAACGTCTACCCCGAAGACGTGCTGGTGGCCGCGCTCGCCCAGCGGTTCGGGCGACCCGTGAAGTGGGTGGAGACGAGGCGCGAGAGCCTGGTGGCGACCGCACACGGACGCGACCAGGTCTGCGACCTCGAAGTCGCCTGCGATCGACGCGGCAAGGTGCTGGCGTTGCGTGCCCGCATCGTCGCCGACGTCGGTGCCTACCTGTTGACCACCACCGCCGAGGTCCCCACGCTGACGCTGCGGATGCTCCAGGGTCCATACTCGATCCGCAACATCGACGCTGAGGTCGTCGAGGTCTATACGCACAAGACACCGACGGGTGCCTATCGCGGCGCGGGAAGACCGGAGGCCACGTACTACCTGGAGCGCGCGATGGATTTGGTGGCGGCCGAACTCGGCTTCGATCCTGCGGAGGTCCGCGGGCGCAATCTGCTGCCCAAGAGCGCCTTTCCCTACCGCGCCGCGACCCGCCTGCGCTACGACAGCGGCGACTACCGACGAGCGCTCGACATGCTGCTCGAGCGCGCCGACTACGCTCGGCTACGCGAAGAACAACGACGCGCGCGTCAGGCCGGGCGCTACGTCGGCATCGGGTTGTCGACCTATGTGGAAGTGTGCGCGTTCGGATGGGAACGCGCCACGGTGAGGGTGGGGCCCGACGGCAGCGCCGTCGTCTACACCGGCACCTCCCCCCACGGGCAGGGAGCGGCCAGCGCCTTCGCGCAGATCGTCGCCGACCGCCTCGGCATCCCGCCCGACCGCGTGCAGATCGTGCACGGCGACACGCTGGCGGTCCCGACGGGAATGGGAACGGGGGGCAGCCGCACGCTCGTCGTCGGCGGGTCGGCCATCCTCCGCGCGGCCGACAGGGTCCGCAAGAAGATGCTGCGCATCGCCGCGCACGTGCTGGAAGCCTCCGTGCGGGACCTGGAGGTCCGCGACGGGGCGATCGCGGTGCGGGGGGTGCCCGACCGCGTGCTCTCCGTAGCCGAGGTCGCCGAGTTGGCGCACAGCACCCGCAGGTGGTTCCCAGGGTCGGAACCGGGTCTGGAGGAGAGCGCGACGTTCTCGATCGGCGACTCGACGTTTCCGTTCGGCGCACACCTGTGTGTCGTCGAAGTCGACCCCGGCACGGGCCAGGTGGGCGTACTGCGCTACGTGAGCGTCGACGACTGCGGCGTGGTCATGAATCCGCTGCTCGTAGAAGGACAGATCCACGGTGGTATCGTCCAGGCCATGGGCCAGGCCCTGTTCGAGGAGGTCGCCTACGATGCGGGCGGGCAGCCGCTGCAGCTGACCCTCGCGGAGTATCCGGTTCCGCGGGCCGCCCACGTCCCGCCCATAGAGACGCATCGCACCGTCACACCTTCCCCGACCAATCCCCTGGGCGCCAAGGGTGTGGGCGAAGCGGGGACGATCGGTGGCACCCCGGCGTTCGTCAACGCGGTCGTCGACGCGCTGGCACCTTTTGGCATCCGCCACCTGGACATGCCCCTGCGCCCGGAACGGATATGGCGTGCCCTCCGGCAGACGCAGTGA
- a CDS encoding DUF402 domain-containing protein has protein sequence MIPPERVIGRLAFEFVRPPSHRLRIESELLEASEKKIVLAHALSPSRPLRHLGEVVLDTGYWAVWFLFKGRPYDVGRVYRPDGSWMGYYVDVLKPVRWRGADPKTLEPLVDLFLDIWVAPDGTYSVLDEDEFEEAIRKGHLSRVQVIQARTTLRNLTAAIDRAEFPPAAVKAYRL, from the coding sequence ATGATCCCCCCAGAACGCGTCATCGGCCGGCTCGCCTTCGAGTTCGTCCGACCGCCGTCGCACCGCCTGCGCATCGAGTCGGAACTCCTCGAGGCGAGCGAAAAGAAGATCGTCCTCGCTCACGCGTTGTCGCCCTCCAGGCCGCTGCGACACCTCGGGGAGGTGGTCTTGGACACCGGGTACTGGGCGGTGTGGTTCCTGTTCAAAGGGCGGCCCTACGACGTCGGCCGCGTCTACCGTCCGGATGGAAGCTGGATGGGGTACTACGTCGACGTCCTCAAGCCGGTGCGGTGGCGAGGAGCGGACCCGAAGACCCTGGAGCCGCTGGTCGATCTGTTCCTCGACATCTGGGTGGCGCCGGACGGAACCTATTCGGTCTTGGACGAGGACGAGTTCGAAGAAGCGATCCGCAAGGGACACCTGAGCCGAGTACAGGTGATCCAGGCACGGACGACCCTCCGAAACCTCACAGCAGCGATCGACCGGGCGGAGTTCCCGCCGGCTGCGGTGAAGGCCTACCGGTTATAG
- a CDS encoding 2-dehydropantoate 2-reductase yields MNVLVYGAGALGSLIGGYMAASGHRVTLMCRREHADAIRQDGLELVGPYGGIRSRPLPVTRLSDVPYAPDVVFLTVRGYQTEAAAADLADGVGDSVRVVAMQNGVGHEQTLAGRLGAGRVVAGAATIGASLVSPGRVVRHNRGGIGVAPWQGAEVGDIARMLAASGLRTRAYRRGVDLKWSKLLLNLVANATSAILDMSAAEIYRDPVAFAIERRMLREALSVMRTVGARVVNLPAYPTRLLPSVIAMPSPLARALLAPRAGAGRGSKMPSLWYDVHQTARESEVVYLNGAVSRIAREVGMAAPVNEALTAVLLELLAGGRRREAFWRNPLALAQRIGISDTI; encoded by the coding sequence ATGAACGTCCTCGTGTACGGTGCGGGCGCACTCGGGTCGCTCATCGGCGGGTACATGGCCGCGTCCGGCCACCGCGTGACCCTCATGTGCCGTCGGGAGCACGCGGACGCGATACGGCAGGACGGGCTTGAGCTCGTCGGCCCCTACGGCGGAATCCGATCCCGGCCGTTGCCGGTCACACGGCTGTCGGACGTCCCCTACGCCCCCGATGTCGTCTTCCTGACCGTCAGGGGGTATCAGACGGAGGCGGCGGCTGCCGACCTGGCCGATGGCGTCGGGGATTCGGTGCGGGTGGTGGCGATGCAGAACGGCGTCGGTCACGAGCAGACGCTGGCGGGCCGTCTGGGCGCTGGCCGGGTGGTCGCGGGCGCCGCCACCATCGGCGCATCGCTTGTCTCACCCGGACGGGTCGTCCGCCATAATCGGGGGGGCATCGGGGTGGCGCCCTGGCAGGGCGCGGAGGTGGGCGACATCGCCCGGATGCTGGCCGCCTCGGGTCTGCGGACGCGCGCCTACCGGCGTGGGGTGGACCTGAAGTGGTCGAAACTCTTGCTGAACCTCGTCGCAAACGCCACCTCCGCCATCCTCGACATGTCTGCAGCGGAGATCTACCGGGACCCGGTGGCGTTTGCGATCGAGCGTCGGATGCTGCGGGAGGCGCTCTCCGTGATGCGCACGGTGGGCGCGCGGGTCGTCAACCTGCCCGCCTATCCAACGCGGCTGCTCCCGTCCGTCATCGCCATGCCGTCGCCGTTGGCCCGCGCGCTGCTCGCACCGAGGGCCGGCGCCGGCCGCGGCAGCAAGATGCCGTCGTTGTGGTACGACGTGCACCAGACGGCGCGGGAGTCGGAGGTCGTCTATCTCAACGGCGCCGTATCGCGCATCGCCCGCGAGGTGGGGATGGCGGCGCCGGTCAACGAGGCCCTGACAGCGGTCTTGCTCGAGTTGCTGGCTGGCGGTCGGCGGCGCGAGGCCTTTTGGCGGAACCCCTTGGCCCTCGCCCAGCGGATCGGCATCTCCGACACGATCTGA
- the plsY gene encoding glycerol-3-phosphate 1-O-acyltransferase PlsY, whose product MVGVLAVALGYVCGSLPTGLVAVRAFLGVDIRQHGSGNIGTVNVYRVAGPLLGALVLVADGLKGAVPVWVAQRADLDAGWAVAAGLAAIVGHNWSVFLRFAGGKGIATSFGVVLALSAGVGAVAVAVWVAAVAVTRFASVGSILAMLSVPVAMLVLRKPVPYVVFGAIAAALALYRHRSNIRRLIEGSELRIGDRAQ is encoded by the coding sequence ATGGTCGGCGTCCTGGCCGTCGCTCTCGGTTACGTCTGTGGCTCGCTTCCGACTGGGCTGGTGGCGGTGCGGGCCTTCCTCGGCGTCGACATCCGCCAGCACGGCAGCGGCAACATTGGGACGGTGAACGTGTACCGGGTGGCGGGGCCGCTGCTGGGGGCGTTGGTGCTGGTGGCGGACGGGCTCAAGGGGGCCGTTCCTGTGTGGGTCGCGCAGCGTGCCGACCTCGACGCCGGGTGGGCCGTGGCCGCCGGGCTCGCCGCGATCGTAGGCCACAACTGGTCGGTCTTCCTGCGCTTTGCCGGGGGCAAAGGGATCGCGACGAGTTTCGGCGTCGTGCTGGCGCTGTCGGCCGGTGTGGGGGCGGTGGCCGTGGCCGTCTGGGTGGCGGCGGTCGCCGTCACGCGCTTCGCGTCGGTCGGTTCAATACTCGCGATGCTGTCCGTGCCGGTTGCGATGCTGGTGCTGCGGAAACCGGTGCCCTACGTCGTCTTCGGCGCAATCGCCGCGGCGTTGGCCCTGTACCGCCATCGGTCGAACATCCGGCGGCTGATCGAGGGCAGCGAACTCCGCATCGGTGACCGCGCGCAGTGA
- the der gene encoding ribosome biogenesis GTPase Der codes for MRPLPVVAIVGRPNVGKSALFNRIVGRRLAIVEDTPGITRDRLYAEADWDGRRFVVTDTGGIVVDAQDPIVEQVRRQAEIAVREADVVLLVTDVQTGMVPDDAEVAQVLRRARVPVLLVANKADNPRLAEAAAEFHRLGLGEPIAVSAHHGIGVAELLDEVVRRLPDGQAAPGEAADTEEAVRVAFVGRPNVGKSSLVNALVGTERVIVDDRPGTTRDAVDTVLRRGGRTFVLVDTAGMRRRSRVHERVEVYGVSRARRAIAGANVVVLVVDASQRVTDQDQQIARYAAEAGRAMVIAANKWDLMRGADAAEHARRLHHELRHVRFAPVVFVSAKTGRNVARILDAVERADAAHARRIATGPLNRAIEEAEAAVAPPADRRGRRLKIYYATQVAPRPPTMVLFVNHPEIADPAYVRYLEGRLRQAFDFEGTPLRLFVRARRAGSRA; via the coding sequence ATGCGTCCGCTGCCCGTGGTCGCGATCGTAGGCCGGCCGAACGTGGGGAAGTCGGCCCTGTTCAACCGCATCGTCGGCCGCCGCCTAGCGATCGTGGAGGACACCCCGGGGATCACCCGCGACCGCCTCTACGCGGAGGCGGACTGGGACGGCCGTCGGTTCGTCGTGACGGACACCGGCGGCATCGTGGTCGACGCGCAGGACCCGATCGTCGAGCAGGTGCGGCGCCAGGCTGAGATCGCGGTGCGCGAAGCCGACGTCGTCCTCCTCGTCACCGACGTCCAGACCGGCATGGTGCCGGACGACGCCGAGGTGGCGCAAGTCCTGCGCCGGGCACGCGTGCCCGTGCTGCTGGTCGCCAACAAGGCCGACAACCCCCGCCTGGCCGAGGCGGCGGCTGAGTTCCATCGGCTGGGGCTGGGCGAGCCGATCGCGGTATCCGCCCACCACGGGATCGGGGTGGCGGAACTGCTGGACGAGGTGGTGCGGCGGCTTCCCGACGGCCAGGCCGCTCCGGGGGAGGCGGCCGACACGGAGGAAGCGGTACGGGTTGCGTTCGTCGGCCGTCCCAATGTGGGGAAGTCGTCGCTCGTCAACGCGCTGGTGGGCACGGAGAGGGTGATCGTCGACGACCGTCCGGGCACCACGCGCGACGCGGTCGACACCGTGCTCCGCCGGGGGGGACGGACGTTCGTCCTGGTGGACACGGCCGGGATGCGGCGGAGGTCCCGCGTGCACGAGCGGGTGGAGGTCTACGGCGTGAGCCGCGCCCGCCGGGCCATCGCCGGGGCCAACGTCGTGGTGCTGGTCGTCGACGCTTCGCAGCGGGTGACAGACCAGGATCAACAGATCGCGCGCTACGCGGCGGAAGCCGGTCGGGCGATGGTCATCGCCGCGAACAAGTGGGACCTCATGCGCGGGGCCGACGCGGCCGAACATGCCAGGCGGCTGCACCACGAGCTGAGGCACGTCCGGTTCGCTCCGGTGGTCTTCGTGTCCGCCAAAACCGGACGCAACGTCGCAAGGATCCTCGACGCCGTCGAGCGCGCGGACGCCGCGCATGCCCGCCGGATCGCCACCGGGCCGTTGAACCGGGCGATCGAGGAAGCAGAAGCCGCCGTGGCGCCGCCGGCCGACCGCCGCGGGAGGCGGTTGAAGATCTACTACGCGACGCAGGTGGCGCCGCGCCCGCCGACGATGGTCCTGTTCGTCAACCACCCCGAGATCGCAGACCCGGCGTACGTGCGTTACTTGGAGGGCAGGCTGCGGCAGGCGTTCGACTTCGAGGGAACGCCGCTGCGCCTGTTCGTGCGCGCTCGCAGGGCGGGTTCCAGAGCCTGA
- the ispH gene encoding 4-hydroxy-3-methylbut-2-enyl diphosphate reductase, which produces MKIVVAKHMGFCGGVKRAVEMARQTAQAHSGPVFTWGPLIHNPQVVGRLQEAGVRVAEAVDDLAGEAFVVSAYGVEQRVLDAVRERGMEVVDATCPVVTRAHALADRLVEEGYFLVAIGDHGHPEMVTLKEKLGDRVAIVHTPEEASALRLRGRVGVISQTTQSMENFRRIVGEIVLRVKETKVINTLCPAITVRQEEAKRMVEEVDVLLVVGGHHSANTTRLAEIGRARALPTYHIETPDEIRPDWFAADSTVGVMSGASTPDWIIEKVLLRLDEIRLSLGA; this is translated from the coding sequence ATGAAGATCGTCGTCGCCAAGCACATGGGATTCTGCGGGGGCGTCAAGCGTGCCGTGGAGATGGCCCGTCAGACTGCACAGGCTCACTCCGGGCCGGTGTTCACGTGGGGGCCGCTGATCCACAACCCGCAGGTGGTCGGCCGCCTGCAGGAGGCGGGTGTGCGTGTGGCCGAAGCCGTGGACGACCTCGCGGGCGAGGCGTTCGTTGTTTCCGCCTACGGTGTCGAGCAGCGGGTGCTGGACGCGGTGCGCGAACGGGGAATGGAGGTCGTCGACGCCACGTGCCCTGTGGTGACACGGGCGCATGCGCTGGCTGACCGCCTCGTCGAGGAAGGGTACTTCCTGGTCGCCATCGGAGACCATGGGCATCCGGAGATGGTGACGCTCAAGGAGAAACTGGGGGATCGCGTGGCGATCGTCCACACGCCGGAGGAGGCGTCGGCCCTGCGGCTGCGGGGCAGGGTGGGCGTGATCTCCCAGACGACACAGTCCATGGAAAACTTCCGGCGCATCGTCGGAGAGATCGTCCTGCGGGTGAAGGAAACCAAGGTCATCAACACACTGTGTCCGGCGATCACCGTGCGGCAGGAGGAGGCCAAGCGGATGGTCGAAGAGGTGGACGTGCTGCTGGTCGTCGGCGGGCATCACAGCGCGAACACCACGAGGCTCGCGGAGATCGGACGCGCCCGTGCACTGCCCACGTACCACATCGAAACGCCCGACGAGATCCGTCCGGACTGGTTCGCTGCCGACAGCACCGTGGGCGTCATGTCCGGCGCGTCCACGCCTGACTGGATCATCGAGAAGGTCCTGCTGCGGCTGGACGAAATCCGCCTCTCGTTGGGCGCGTGA